One Sodalinema gerasimenkoae IPPAS B-353 DNA segment encodes these proteins:
- a CDS encoding Crp/Fnr family transcriptional regulator, whose translation MPEIRDFLSNVDLFERLPESQIHAIATIAKSLQYDKGETIFFEGDRCLGFFIVQSGRVKVYKASADGKEQILHWFETGDRFAEVPAFDGGRYPASASALEMTNLILIPSQALLALVEQYPSLAFNLLAGLSRNLRRFANLIDTLSLKDVSSRLAGYLLDLSDRQESNPVELDLAKGQLAAFLGTIPETLSRTFAKLTQAQLIEMEARQVKICDREGLQRLAAGDK comes from the coding sequence ATGCCAGAAATTCGAGATTTTTTAAGCAACGTCGACCTGTTTGAGAGGTTGCCAGAATCCCAAATTCATGCTATAGCAACTATTGCTAAATCCTTGCAGTATGACAAAGGGGAGACGATTTTTTTTGAGGGTGATCGCTGTTTGGGCTTCTTTATAGTTCAGTCGGGACGAGTGAAAGTCTATAAAGCCTCTGCCGATGGCAAAGAACAGATCTTACATTGGTTTGAAACGGGCGATCGCTTCGCAGAAGTGCCAGCATTTGATGGGGGGCGTTATCCAGCTTCCGCCTCAGCTCTGGAGATGACCAACCTGATTCTGATTCCCAGTCAAGCCCTGCTGGCGTTGGTAGAACAATATCCGAGCTTGGCCTTTAATTTATTGGCGGGTTTGTCACGAAATTTACGCCGCTTCGCTAATCTTATTGATACTCTATCCCTTAAAGATGTCTCCAGCCGCTTGGCGGGGTACTTACTCGATTTGAGCGATCGCCAAGAGTCTAACCCCGTTGAACTGGATTTGGCAAAGGGACAGTTGGCGGCATTTTTGGGGACAATTCCCGAAACCTTATCGCGAACGTTTGCCAAACTCACTCAGGCGCAATTGATTGAAATGGAGGCAAGACAGGTTAAAATTTGCGATCGCGAGGGACTACAGCGTTTAGCCGCCGGAGACAAATAA
- the hcp gene encoding hydroxylamine reductase has product MFCSQCEQTTRGEGCFNWGACGKSPEVDALQDLLTHALRGLAEVVIEARSANLNLPTANRFACEALFATLTNVNFDGDRFAAYIQETVELREFLQQQLPKNHPWSDVAYFQPAGDRNTLIQQGKEAEYEFISQGSGDVDIFSLKLTVLYGLKGIAAYAHHAAELGQESDRVYDYFYDALAALGRRDLTLNDWVTLALKLGEINLLAMELLDAANTGAYGHPVPTSVPITPRQGKAILISGHDLKDVEALLQQTAGKGIDVYTHGELLPAHGYPRLKQTYPHLYGHYGTAWQNQPQEFSAFPGPILMTTNCLMPPNANYEDRVFTLGAVGYPHLPHLTREDLSPVIERALALPGFPETPELRTVTTGFARNAVLGVADTVINAVKGGQIRHFFLVGGCDGAKSGRNYYTEFVENVPDDCIVLTLACGKFRFFDKDLGEIGGLPRLMDVGQCNDAYSAIQIALALADAFDTDVNQLPLSMVLSWYEQKAVSILLTLLHLGIRNIRLGPTLPAFISPRVFELLSQTYNLQGISTAEADLAACLAGR; this is encoded by the coding sequence ATGTTTTGTAGCCAATGTGAACAAACCACCCGAGGCGAAGGCTGTTTCAACTGGGGAGCGTGCGGTAAAAGCCCCGAGGTTGACGCCTTACAAGACCTCCTCACCCATGCCCTGCGAGGACTCGCCGAAGTGGTCATCGAGGCTCGTTCCGCCAACCTGAATCTGCCCACCGCCAACCGTTTCGCCTGTGAAGCCCTCTTCGCCACCCTAACTAACGTCAACTTCGACGGCGATCGCTTTGCCGCTTATATCCAAGAAACCGTGGAACTGCGAGAGTTCCTCCAACAGCAATTGCCCAAGAACCATCCCTGGTCTGACGTAGCCTACTTTCAGCCTGCTGGCGATCGCAATACTCTCATCCAACAGGGCAAAGAAGCCGAATATGAGTTTATCAGCCAAGGCTCGGGCGACGTTGACATCTTCTCCCTCAAACTCACCGTTCTCTATGGCTTAAAAGGAATTGCCGCCTACGCCCATCATGCCGCCGAACTCGGACAAGAGAGCGATCGCGTCTATGACTACTTTTACGATGCCCTAGCCGCCTTGGGACGACGAGATCTCACCCTCAACGATTGGGTGACCTTAGCCCTGAAACTTGGAGAAATCAACCTCCTGGCCATGGAACTCCTCGATGCCGCCAACACCGGGGCTTACGGTCATCCTGTTCCCACCAGCGTCCCGATCACCCCACGCCAAGGCAAAGCCATCCTCATTTCCGGGCATGACCTCAAAGACGTCGAAGCCCTGCTACAACAGACAGCGGGCAAAGGCATTGATGTATACACCCACGGCGAACTGCTTCCCGCCCATGGCTATCCCCGCCTCAAACAAACCTATCCCCATCTCTACGGTCACTATGGAACCGCATGGCAGAACCAACCCCAGGAGTTTTCCGCCTTCCCCGGTCCGATTCTGATGACCACCAACTGCCTCATGCCCCCCAACGCCAACTACGAGGATCGCGTCTTCACCCTCGGGGCAGTGGGCTATCCCCATCTTCCCCATCTGACCCGTGAGGATCTCTCTCCTGTAATTGAGCGGGCCCTAGCCCTACCCGGTTTCCCAGAGACACCAGAACTGCGAACCGTCACCACTGGCTTTGCTCGTAATGCCGTCTTAGGAGTGGCTGATACGGTTATCAACGCAGTCAAGGGGGGTCAGATTCGTCACTTCTTCCTCGTGGGAGGCTGTGATGGAGCAAAATCAGGACGCAACTACTACACGGAGTTCGTGGAAAACGTGCCCGATGACTGTATCGTCTTGACCCTGGCCTGTGGCAAATTCCGTTTCTTTGACAAAGACTTAGGGGAAATTGGCGGCTTACCGCGACTGATGGATGTGGGGCAATGCAATGATGCCTACTCCGCCATCCAAATCGCCTTGGCCTTGGCCGATGCCTTTGACACGGATGTCAATCAACTGCCCCTCTCGATGGTTCTGTCCTGGTATGAGCAGAAAGCCGTCTCGATTCTGCTAACCCTTCTCCATTTAGGGATTCGCAACATTCGCCTTGGCCCAACTCTGCCCGCGTTCATCTCGCCCCGTGTCTTTGAGTTGCTCTCGCAAACCTACAACCTACAGGGAATTTCCACCGCTGAGGCGGATCTCGCGGCTTGTCTTGCAGGACGGTAA
- the ribH gene encoding 6,7-dimethyl-8-ribityllumazine synthase, whose product MAVFEGTFAGVAPYRFAIVIARFNDLVTEKLLGGCQDCLKRHGIDVNPEGTQVDYVWVPGSFEIPLVARQLALKGNYNAIICLGAVIRGHTPHFDYVAAEVSKGVAAAGFQTGVPIVFGVLTTDTMQQALERAGIKSNLGWNYAMDALEMASLMSQIGGDSDINPNPQALPNGEGRPLMRDASAH is encoded by the coding sequence ATGGCAGTTTTTGAAGGAACGTTTGCCGGCGTCGCTCCTTACCGCTTCGCTATTGTTATCGCCCGTTTTAATGATCTCGTCACCGAGAAGCTACTCGGTGGCTGTCAAGACTGCCTCAAACGTCATGGCATCGATGTCAACCCGGAAGGAACCCAGGTCGATTATGTTTGGGTCCCCGGAAGCTTTGAAATTCCCCTTGTTGCCCGACAACTCGCCCTCAAAGGCAATTACAACGCCATTATCTGCCTCGGAGCCGTCATTCGCGGTCATACTCCTCATTTTGACTACGTGGCGGCAGAAGTCTCGAAGGGGGTCGCAGCGGCGGGCTTCCAAACGGGAGTCCCCATCGTCTTCGGCGTTCTCACCACCGACACCATGCAGCAGGCCCTAGAACGAGCCGGAATTAAGAGCAATCTCGGCTGGAACTACGCCATGGATGCCCTAGAAATGGCCAGTTTAATGAGTCAGATTGGTGGGGACTCGGACATAAACCCAAATCCCCAAGCCCTCCCCAATGGAGAGGGCCGTCCCCTAATGCGTGATGCGTCAGCTCACTAG
- the psbZ gene encoding photosystem II reaction center protein PsbZ has product MFSLIFQFCLAALVLWSFIMVIGVPVAYASPQNWDQSKGLIWIGSGIWVALVLAVGVLNYLVV; this is encoded by the coding sequence ATGTTTTCACTTATTTTTCAATTCTGCTTAGCTGCCCTAGTCCTCTGGTCTTTCATTATGGTGATTGGGGTTCCCGTGGCCTATGCCTCTCCCCAAAACTGGGATCAGTCCAAAGGACTCATCTGGATTGGCTCAGGAATCTGGGTGGCCTTAGTTCTCGCTGTGGGTGTTTTGAACTACCTCGTCGTTTAA
- a CDS encoding universal stress protein — protein MSLGRKPYMFQNLLICTDLQDGLHRLVRFVPSFAASGVRKLVFFHSVRVDDDRGVPKVDKAAMEAARQYLSIAQENVPDGVEVEVVVESDRIVENILHTIKTHHCNLVLLGTDNKTLLNEKLFGSTTAELVERIKIPLLVIRPALMSTYTEEELDLRCRHLLRYLLIAYDGSNTAQALVQQITQVARDRPENSLNSCLLAWAIESKRRRDIPQSQTVEDAEAILAEVKQELEQYNLTVTTQVREQERLKTMMDLAMEYDISAIAVNSPSVPRLLEWSRPNFANLLLRRSWHPVLFFPDPD, from the coding sequence ATGTCTTTGGGACGCAAGCCTTATATGTTTCAAAACCTTCTCATCTGTACCGATTTACAAGACGGTCTGCATCGCCTGGTTCGCTTCGTTCCTAGCTTCGCCGCGTCAGGAGTCCGTAAACTTGTTTTCTTCCACTCTGTCCGAGTTGATGACGATCGCGGCGTTCCTAAAGTGGACAAAGCCGCTATGGAAGCCGCGCGTCAATACCTGTCCATCGCTCAGGAGAATGTCCCTGATGGCGTTGAAGTCGAGGTGGTGGTTGAATCCGATCGCATTGTGGAGAATATCCTCCACACCATCAAAACCCATCACTGTAACCTCGTTCTGCTGGGAACCGACAACAAAACACTCCTTAACGAAAAACTGTTTGGCAGTACAACCGCCGAACTGGTCGAACGGATTAAGATTCCTCTCTTAGTCATCCGTCCGGCCTTAATGTCCACCTACACCGAAGAAGAACTCGATCTCCGCTGCCGTCATCTCTTGCGCTATCTCCTCATCGCTTATGATGGCAGCAACACCGCCCAAGCTTTGGTCCAGCAAATTACTCAGGTGGCCCGCGATCGCCCTGAGAACTCGTTAAACTCCTGTCTCCTAGCTTGGGCCATTGAGTCCAAACGTCGCCGTGACATTCCCCAATCGCAAACCGTCGAGGATGCTGAAGCGATCCTGGCGGAGGTCAAACAGGAGCTTGAGCAGTATAACCTAACCGTGACCACGCAAGTACGGGAGCAAGAGCGGTTGAAGACCATGATGGACTTAGCCATGGAGTATGACATCAGTGCGATCGCCGTCAACTCCCCGAGTGTTCCGCGCCTTCTAGAATGGTCGCGGCCCAACTTTGCCAACCTTCTCCTACGCCGCAGTTGGCATCCGGTTCTGTTCTTCCCAGATCCCGACTAA
- a CDS encoding NblA/ycf18 family protein, translated as MDQPIQLSLEQQFSLRSFETQVAQMSHEQAQQFLLKLYEQMMLREVTYKNLLKHQWGIEPNGMS; from the coding sequence ATGGACCAACCGATCCAACTGAGTCTCGAACAGCAGTTTAGTCTGCGTTCCTTTGAAACCCAAGTGGCCCAAATGAGTCATGAGCAAGCGCAACAGTTCCTTCTGAAACTGTACGAGCAAATGATGTTGCGCGAAGTGACTTACAAAAATCTACTCAAACACCAATGGGGCATTGAACCCAACGGGATGTCGTAG
- a CDS encoding PP2C family protein-serine/threonine phosphatase gives MKPAFAGQTDKGLIRAVNQDAYHIDEAGRFFIVADGMGGHAAGQDASRIAKDAICHHLDLGCDGEEEPETLLKKAFIGANKAIMEDQLVHPENADMGTTAVAILLQPGPDGEIVQVWCANLGDSRIYRFRDGTLEQVTEDDTWVAQAIKAGVLPAEEAREHPWRHVLSQCLGREDMGELEIRALDVAPGDQFLLCSDGLSEELTDDRIAAELAASKDCDEATTRLIETAKAEGGRDNITVVLVRL, from the coding sequence ATGAAACCAGCCTTTGCCGGCCAGACCGATAAAGGTCTAATCCGGGCTGTCAACCAGGACGCTTACCATATCGACGAAGCCGGACGCTTCTTCATTGTCGCCGACGGAATGGGTGGCCATGCCGCTGGACAAGATGCCAGTCGCATTGCCAAGGATGCCATCTGTCATCACCTCGATCTCGGCTGCGACGGTGAAGAGGAACCAGAGACCCTTCTCAAAAAGGCGTTCATCGGTGCGAACAAGGCCATCATGGAGGATCAACTGGTTCATCCTGAGAATGCGGATATGGGGACCACCGCCGTTGCGATTTTGCTGCAACCCGGCCCCGATGGTGAGATTGTTCAAGTCTGGTGTGCCAATTTGGGAGACTCGCGGATTTATCGCTTCCGTGATGGAACCCTCGAACAAGTCACGGAAGATGATACCTGGGTAGCCCAAGCTATTAAAGCCGGAGTTCTCCCCGCAGAAGAAGCCCGAGAACATCCCTGGCGTCATGTTTTATCCCAATGTCTTGGCCGAGAAGATATGGGCGAACTCGAAATTCGTGCCCTAGATGTCGCCCCCGGCGATCAGTTCCTACTCTGTAGCGATGGACTCAGCGAAGAACTGACAGACGATCGCATTGCCGCAGAACTCGCCGCCAGCAAGGATTGTGACGAGGCCACCACTCGCCTGATTGAAACAGCTAAGGCAGAAGGGGGACGAGACAATATTACGGTGGTGTTGGTGAGGTTGTAG
- a CDS encoding ABC1 kinase family protein: MSALSEDSLPQSTRSERSPLDRSSGDHHRRPRGDRPLLPTASSYRWNRPNYSRNRRRIEIWSFVGRFLFDLWLNERKWSYWGGYSDAKLAARRRRLAIWIRETFLQLGPTFIKLGQLFSTRSDIFPAEYVEELSKLQDRVPAFGSELAYEIIQEDFGKPAQELYRYFDPVPLAAASLGQVHKAQLKGGEEIVVKVQRPGLKRLFDIDLGIARGVALYLQNHSKWGKGRDWMGIYDECCRILYLEIDYLNEGRNADTFRRNFRGVDWVQVPRVYWRYTSARVLTLEYRPGIKISHYEALEAAGLDRKHLASLGAIAYLNQLLDHGFFHADPHPGNLAVSPDGALIFYDFGMMGQITSNLRQKLMELFFGVAQRDSERVVQALIAVEALAPMQDIGPVRRSIQYILDNLMDKPFEEQSVEAITDDLYEIAYDQPFRFPATFTFVMRAFSTLEGVGKGLDPDFNFMEVAKPFAFDLMNQGREDYGNGILSELSRQASEVSSTALGLPRRIEDSLEKLERGDVRVRVRATETDRLLRRMSNMQMTTNYTLLVSALTLSATILVVSGEVWLAAGVAVLAIVLVIALLRLMTRINRADRF; encoded by the coding sequence GTGTCTGCTCTGTCTGAGGACTCCTTGCCCCAATCGACCCGCTCTGAGCGATCGCCCCTCGATCGCTCGTCGGGTGATCATCATCGCCGCCCCCGAGGCGATCGCCCCCTACTTCCGACTGCTTCCTCCTACCGATGGAACCGTCCCAACTACTCCCGTAACCGCCGCCGCATTGAGATTTGGTCTTTTGTGGGCCGATTTCTCTTCGACTTGTGGCTCAATGAGCGCAAATGGAGTTATTGGGGGGGCTACAGTGATGCCAAATTGGCCGCCCGCCGTCGTCGCCTCGCCATCTGGATTCGAGAAACCTTCCTACAACTCGGCCCCACCTTCATTAAACTCGGACAACTGTTTTCGACGCGATCGGACATCTTTCCGGCGGAGTATGTAGAAGAATTGTCTAAACTCCAGGATCGGGTTCCTGCGTTTGGGTCTGAACTGGCCTACGAGATTATCCAGGAAGACTTTGGCAAACCCGCTCAGGAACTCTATCGCTATTTTGACCCCGTCCCTCTCGCCGCAGCCAGTCTTGGGCAAGTCCACAAGGCCCAACTCAAGGGCGGTGAAGAAATTGTCGTGAAAGTCCAACGACCTGGATTGAAACGACTGTTTGACATTGACTTGGGGATTGCGCGAGGAGTCGCCCTCTACCTACAAAATCACTCCAAATGGGGCAAGGGCCGCGATTGGATGGGTATCTACGATGAATGTTGCCGCATCCTCTATCTCGAAATTGACTACCTCAACGAAGGACGTAATGCCGATACCTTCCGCCGTAATTTTCGCGGGGTGGACTGGGTGCAGGTTCCTCGTGTCTATTGGCGCTATACCTCCGCACGGGTGCTGACCCTGGAATATCGCCCAGGCATCAAAATCAGCCATTATGAAGCCCTCGAAGCCGCTGGGTTGGATCGCAAGCATTTGGCCAGTTTAGGGGCGATCGCCTATCTCAACCAACTCCTCGATCATGGCTTCTTCCATGCCGATCCCCACCCCGGGAATTTGGCGGTGAGTCCTGATGGGGCCTTGATTTTCTACGACTTCGGCATGATGGGGCAAATTACCTCCAATTTGCGGCAGAAGTTGATGGAGTTGTTTTTTGGCGTCGCCCAGCGGGATAGCGAGCGCGTCGTTCAAGCCCTCATCGCCGTCGAAGCCTTAGCCCCGATGCAAGATATCGGTCCCGTACGGCGATCGATTCAATACATTCTCGACAACCTCATGGATAAACCCTTTGAGGAACAGTCCGTTGAAGCCATCACCGATGACCTCTATGAAATCGCCTATGATCAGCCCTTCCGCTTTCCAGCAACGTTTACCTTTGTCATGCGTGCCTTTTCGACCCTGGAGGGGGTAGGCAAAGGTCTCGATCCTGACTTTAATTTTATGGAGGTGGCGAAACCATTCGCGTTTGATCTTATGAACCAAGGACGAGAAGACTATGGCAATGGCATTCTTTCAGAGTTGAGCCGTCAGGCCAGTGAAGTGAGTTCAACCGCCCTGGGACTCCCTCGGCGTATTGAAGACAGCCTCGAAAAACTAGAGCGCGGTGACGTGCGAGTGCGAGTGCGGGCCACGGAAACTGATCGCCTGCTACGACGCATGAGTAACATGCAGATGACAACAAATTACACGCTTCTTGTGAGTGCGTTGACGTTGTCCGCTACGATTTTAGTAGTCAGTGGCGAAGTTTGGTTAGCCGCAGGCGTAGCTGTTTTGGCGATCGTCTTGGTCATCGCCCTACTTCGACTCATGACGCGTATCAACCGAGCGGATCGCTTCTAG
- a CDS encoding DUF6825 family protein, with the protein MSKSPVHAFFVGRILAEEIGAVLERTVSNSLSAFGQFDAEQRENLRQFSERVVERAEQVESDRTTTGSSSGSRPVSTDQDLQALIDGLRAEIAELRSELQRYRNRSDND; encoded by the coding sequence ATGAGTAAGTCCCCGGTTCACGCCTTCTTTGTTGGTCGTATCCTTGCAGAAGAAATCGGCGCAGTCCTAGAACGGACTGTCTCAAACTCCCTCAGTGCCTTTGGTCAGTTTGACGCTGAACAACGGGAAAACCTACGTCAGTTCTCCGAACGAGTTGTGGAACGGGCCGAGCAGGTTGAATCCGATCGCACCACGACGGGGTCTTCATCAGGGAGTCGTCCTGTGTCCACCGATCAGGATTTACAGGCCCTAATTGATGGTTTACGGGCCGAAATTGCTGAATTACGGTCTGAACTGCAACGGTACCGCAATCGTAGTGACAACGACTAA
- a CDS encoding serine/threonine-protein kinase — protein MNVRAGTLLNNGKYAIEAPLGQGYFGATYRATHGQLWQPVILKTLGDTLLTHGNRNEFARQFVEQARLLARCQHPNLPRVLDLFDEQGQAFLVLEYIPGNSLVHRVNNQGPLSPREALTVMQKLAQAVEALHQQGLLHRDIKPEHVLQVPGGDHLILIEIGLTRDLTTGSGQTYSGLLSPGYAAPEQYNGVPSSPATDIYALAATAYYLLSGQPPASAPLRDRVPLKSLNDGTSLGAAFEEAILRGLDLNPQTRPGTIRDWLALLPNGTGARQGNSRPRPSAAKAKAPQASEPTPARPIFQRPWVPALFATTSVVAAIGGAAAMMSLRSAMSRVPESDPSQLLQSDPSGEGRPRLRQTPDSSRPRNADGPLLEIDSWSPVEPRPDAEYTRNRWREAEPDSRDRSSSWSAPSSTPENRTYGNPAPYAQPYDSTGYPAEPETYEAPYTEELDQYDDPLVTDKPFTGDETLDVPSWSEPVPESLERPWGSEPDWGANPEAKVPDASQEDPWRRQYDKQVPSSPPTQS, from the coding sequence ATGAATGTTCGGGCAGGAACCCTCCTAAACAACGGGAAATACGCTATCGAAGCCCCGCTCGGTCAGGGCTATTTTGGCGCGACCTATCGGGCGACCCACGGGCAGCTCTGGCAGCCCGTCATTCTCAAAACCTTAGGCGATACCCTACTCACCCATGGCAATCGCAACGAGTTTGCCCGCCAATTTGTGGAACAGGCGCGGCTGCTCGCCCGGTGTCAGCATCCCAACTTGCCTCGGGTCTTAGATTTATTTGACGAGCAGGGACAGGCCTTTTTGGTCTTGGAGTATATCCCCGGCAATAGCCTCGTTCATCGGGTCAACAACCAGGGCCCCCTCTCGCCTCGCGAGGCCCTAACGGTGATGCAGAAACTAGCCCAAGCGGTTGAGGCGCTCCATCAGCAGGGACTATTACACCGGGATATTAAACCCGAACATGTCCTGCAAGTGCCCGGGGGCGATCACCTTATCCTCATCGAAATCGGCTTAACCCGCGACCTAACCACAGGATCTGGACAAACCTACAGCGGCCTACTGTCCCCTGGCTATGCCGCCCCAGAACAGTACAATGGCGTTCCCTCTAGCCCGGCGACAGATATCTATGCTCTCGCGGCCACCGCTTACTATCTCCTCAGTGGACAGCCTCCGGCCAGTGCCCCCCTGCGCGATCGCGTGCCCCTCAAGTCCTTAAATGACGGCACTTCCCTGGGAGCCGCCTTTGAAGAGGCCATCCTCAGGGGTCTCGATCTCAATCCTCAAACCCGTCCTGGGACCATTCGTGACTGGTTGGCGTTGCTCCCCAATGGAACGGGCGCGCGCCAAGGGAACAGCCGCCCCCGTCCGTCGGCGGCCAAGGCCAAAGCTCCCCAGGCTTCTGAGCCAACCCCAGCCCGGCCCATTTTTCAGCGTCCCTGGGTTCCTGCCCTCTTTGCCACCACCTCCGTTGTGGCGGCCATTGGCGGAGCCGCTGCCATGATGAGCTTGCGCTCGGCCATGAGTCGCGTGCCTGAATCCGACCCCTCCCAACTGCTCCAGAGCGATCCCAGTGGTGAGGGCCGTCCTCGCTTACGTCAGACCCCTGACTCAAGTCGCCCCCGCAACGCCGATGGTCCTCTCTTAGAGATTGATTCCTGGAGTCCGGTTGAGCCAAGGCCAGATGCCGAATATACCCGGAACCGTTGGCGGGAGGCGGAACCCGACAGCCGCGATCGCTCCTCCTCTTGGTCTGCCCCGAGTTCCACTCCTGAGAATAGAACCTACGGGAACCCAGCGCCTTACGCCCAGCCCTATGACTCCACCGGCTACCCAGCGGAGCCGGAGACCTATGAGGCCCCCTACACCGAGGAGTTAGACCAGTACGATGACCCTCTGGTGACGGATAAGCCTTTTACCGGCGATGAAACCCTGGATGTTCCCAGTTGGTCTGAGCCAGTGCCGGAGTCCTTAGAACGGCCCTGGGGCAGCGAGCCGGACTGGGGCGCAAATCCTGAGGCCAAAGTGCCCGATGCCTCTCAGGAAGACCCCTGGCGGCGGCAGTATGACAAACAAGTTCCCTCGTCACCCCCCACTCAGAGCTGA
- the thrB gene encoding homoserine kinase has protein sequence MLHPFTVTVPATTANLGPGFDCLGAALSLHNRFSFLPPPGPQTQGLSESGVTIQVRGEEAARVATDGENLVYQVFCQFFEALGQTPPSLQLEIDLGVPLARGLGSSATAIVGGLLGANYWAGNPLSPQALMRMAIDLEGHPDNVVPALLGGCQLAASDDEDWLHCTVAWHSEIVPVVAIPQFELSTAAARQVLPQEYCRADVVFNTAHLALLVKGLETGDGEQLRVGMQDRVHQPYRQRLIPGYGEVHEAAVQAGAYGLAISGAGPTLLALASRANAPKVVAAMEQAWQQSKTAVTVRSLSLDRQGASICKSIGLP, from the coding sequence ATGCTTCATCCGTTTACTGTCACCGTCCCGGCTACCACGGCAAACCTCGGACCCGGTTTCGACTGTTTAGGGGCGGCGCTGTCGTTACATAACCGATTTTCCTTTTTGCCCCCCCCAGGGCCACAGACTCAGGGACTCTCTGAGTCTGGCGTCACGATTCAGGTGCGAGGTGAGGAAGCAGCACGGGTGGCGACGGATGGGGAGAATTTGGTGTATCAAGTTTTTTGTCAGTTCTTTGAAGCCCTCGGCCAAACTCCCCCAAGTTTACAGTTAGAGATTGACTTGGGCGTGCCCCTGGCCCGAGGTTTAGGCAGTTCCGCGACGGCGATCGTGGGCGGACTGCTCGGGGCCAACTATTGGGCCGGCAACCCCCTGAGTCCCCAGGCTTTAATGCGTATGGCTATTGATCTCGAAGGCCACCCAGATAACGTCGTCCCGGCTCTGTTAGGAGGCTGTCAGTTGGCGGCCAGTGATGACGAGGATTGGCTCCATTGCACGGTGGCTTGGCATTCGGAGATTGTCCCGGTGGTGGCGATCCCCCAGTTTGAACTCTCCACGGCGGCGGCCCGGCAAGTCCTGCCTCAAGAGTACTGTCGTGCAGATGTGGTCTTTAATACAGCCCATTTAGCCCTGTTAGTGAAAGGTCTCGAAACCGGAGATGGGGAGCAGTTACGGGTAGGAATGCAGGATCGGGTTCATCAACCCTACCGTCAACGGTTGATTCCCGGCTATGGAGAGGTCCATGAGGCGGCGGTGCAGGCGGGCGCCTATGGATTAGCGATTAGCGGCGCGGGGCCGACTCTATTAGCCCTGGCATCGAGGGCCAATGCTCCTAAGGTGGTGGCGGCCATGGAACAAGCCTGGCAACAGTCAAAAACCGCTGTGACCGTGCGATCGCTGAGTCTAGATCGCCAGGGGGCCAGTATCTGCAAGTCCATAGGCTTACCCTAG